A genomic window from Solanum dulcamara chromosome 11, daSolDulc1.2, whole genome shotgun sequence includes:
- the LOC129874207 gene encoding peroxidase 10-like → MFTASAIMSMKSHMLLTNPLLCLFLSSFVYGQLDYKYYDYTCPNLTKIVRYGVWSAISNDTRMPASLLRLHFHDCFVNGCDGSVLLDDTSTFTGEKNAFANRNSARGYEVIDAIKTNVEKACPSTVSCTDILTLAAREAIYLTRGPYWSVSLGRRDSLTASQSAANDQIPSPFEPLENITEKFVSKGLDVKDVVVLSGAHTIGFAQCSTFKQRLFNFDGSGNPDPTLDSSLLGSLRSVCPNQNDSDSNLAPLDAVTINKFDNVYFKNLMNNSGLLESDQALMNDTTTAALVSNYSKYPYLFFKEFAASMVKLTNIGVLTGQNGEIRKNCRVVN, encoded by the exons ATGTTTACTGCATCTGCAATCATGAGCATGAAAAGCCATATGCTTTTAACTAACCCTTTGCTTTGCTTGTTTCTCAGTTCCTTTGTGTATGGCCAACTTGATTACAAATACTACGATTACACTTGTCCTAACCTCACAAAAATCGTTAGATATGGCGTCTGGTCTGCTATTTCTAATGACACCAGAATGCCTGCTTCTCTTTTGCGACTGCACTTCCATGACTGTTTTGTCAAT GGATGCGATGGGTCAGTGCTGCTTGATGATACGAGTACATTCACAGGAGAGAAGAATGCATTTGCTAATCGAAATTCAGCCAGAGGATATGAAGTCATTGATGCAATAAAAACTAATGTGGAGAAAGCTTGCCCATCTACAGTTTCATGTACTGACATATTGACTCTAGCAGCTAGAGAAGCTATTTATCTt ACTAGAGGACCCTATTGGTCAGTGTCCTTGGGCCGTCGAGATAGTCTTACTGCAAGTCAGAGTGCAGCTAATGATCAGATTCCATCACCTTTCGAGCCCTTAGAAAACATTACTGAGAAGTTTGTTTCTAAGGGTCTTGATGTAAAAGATGTTGTGGTGCTTTCAG GTGCCCACACCATTGGATTTGCTCAATGTTCCACGTTCAAGCAAAGGCTATTTAATTTTGATGGATCAGGCAATCCTGATCCAACGCTAGATTCATCATTGCTAGGCAGTCTGCGAAGCGTATGCCCCAACCAGAATGATTCAGATTCCAACTTGGCTCCTCTGGATGCAGTCACAATTAACAAGTTTGACAATGTATATTTCAAGAACCTAATGAACAATTCAGGGCTTCTTGAGTCAGATCAAGCTCTCATGAATGACACTACGACTGCTGCACTGGTGTCAAACTACAGCAAGTATCCGTATCTTTTCTTCAAGGAGTTCGCCGCATCAATGGTAAAGCTGACCAATATAGGTGTGTTAACAGGACAAAATGGAGAGATCAGAAAGAACTGTAGGGTGGTGAATTAG
- the LOC129873446 gene encoding peptidyl-prolyl cis-trans isomerase CYP40-like, producing the protein MANPRCYLDISLGGELEGRMVIELYKDIVPKTAENFRALCTGEKGIGPNTGVPLHFKGSCFHHVIRGFMLQGGDISAGNGTGGESIYGLTFEDENFKLKHERKGMLSMANSGPNTNGSRFFITASQAHVLDGKHVVFGRVIRGLGMIRVIEHVKTSDNGFPDIPVIIVDCGEIPEGADDGTTNFFKDGDTYPDWPIDLDVKPDEVTWWINAVDCIKAFGNEHYKKEDYKMAIRKYRKAVRYTDLCWDKEDIDEVTSEYLRKTKSQILANSSACKLKLGDLTGALLDANDAIYDGEDNIKAFYRQGQAYMAMNAIDAAAESFKKALQLEPNNGGIKKELAAAMKKIAYKLEQEKKGYAKMFQ; encoded by the exons ATGGCGAATCCGAGATGCTATTTGGACATAAGCCTTGGTGGAGAGCTTGAAGGAAGAATGGTGATTGAGCTTTACAAAGATATTGTCCCTAAAACCGCTGAAAATTTCAGGGCTCTTTGTACTGGAGAAAAAGGCATTGGCCCTAACACCGGCGTTCCCCTTCATTTCAAG GGTTCTTgttttcatcatgtcatcagAGGCTTTATGTTACAAGGTGGGGATATTTCTGCTGGAAACGGCACTGGCGGGGAATCAATTTATGGCTTGACAtttgaagatgaaaattttaaactCAAACATGAAAGAAAAGGGATGCTTTCCATGGCTAATTCTGGTCCAAATACAAATGGGTCTCGATTTTTCATCACTGCTTCTCAAGCACATGTTCTAGATGGAAAGCATGTTGTATTTGGGCGAGTAATCAGGGGTTTGGGGATGATTCGTGTAATTGAACATGTCAAAACAAGTGATAATGGTTTTCCTGATATTCCTGTGATAATAGTGGACTGTGGAGAAATTCCAGAGGGAGCAGATGATGGCACAACTAACTTCTTTAAAGATGGTGACACTTACCCTGATTGGCCAATAGATCTTGACGTGAAACCAGATGAAGTTACTTGGTGGATAAATGCTGTTGATTGTATCAAAGCTTTTGGCAATGAACATTACAAG AAGGAAGACTATAAGATGGCTATCAGAAAGTACAGGAAGGCTGTTCGTTATACAGACTTATGCTGGGATAAGGAAGACATTGATGAAG TAACAAGCGAGTATTTGAGGAAGACAAAGTCCCAGATACTTGCAAATAGTTCT GCCTGTAAACTAAAGTTAGGAGATCTAACTGGAGCATTGTTGGATGCTAATGATGCAATTTATGATGGAGAAGACAATATCAAAGCTTTTTACCGTCAAGGCCAG GCATATATGGCAATGAATGCTATAGATGCAGCGGCTGAAAGTTTTAAGAAGGCCCTGCAGTTAGAGCCAAACAATG GGGGGATAAAGAAGGAGCTGGCTGCTGCAATGAAGAAG ATTGCTTATAAACTAGAGCAGGAGAAGAAAGGTTATGCTAAAATGTTTCAGTAA
- the LOC129873445 gene encoding patatin-like protein 3 yields the protein MGRMVLIAAAMTLFVTLQILQSPLMVSAATKGKMVTVLSIDGGGIRGIIPGTLLAFLESKLQELDGPNARLADYFDVVAGTSTGGLVTTMITAPNKDNRPLYQAKDISNFYMEHGPQIFPQSRRMSFLRRVTNLFGGPKYDGKYLRTIINSILGNLTMKQTLTNTVIPTFDIKRLQPIIFTTADAKANISKNAQLSDVCLSTSAAPTYFPVHYFETKDAQGKTRTFDLVDGGVAANNPTLMAITHVSKQIMMGNFQYEDMAKMDCKKMLVLSLGTGTGKHEEKYNATVASRWGMLGWVYNNGATPLIDIYGDASADMVDIHVSTMFQTFGSEKNYIRIQDDNLTGEAASMDIATTENMEKLVQIGNDLLKKPISRVNLETGRYEQVVGEGTNEAAIVRFAQLLSEERKLRIDN from the exons ATGGGGAGGATGGTTCTTATAGCTGCAGCAATGACTCTTTTTGTGACCCTTCAAATTTTACAATCTCCATTAATGGTTTCTGCCGCCACCAAAGGGAAGATGGTAACAGTTTTGAGTATCGATGGAGGTGGTATTAGAGGCATTATTCCTGGAACCCTTCTTGCCTTCCTTGAATCCAAACTTCAG GAACTTGATGGACCAAATGCAAGACTTGCAGACTACTTCGATGTAGTAGCAGGAACAAGCACGGGTGGATTAGTAACAACTATGATTACTGCTCCTAATAAGGATAACCGCCCTTTATATCAAGCAAAAGACATTTCCAATTTCTACATGGAGCATGGCCCTCAAATTTTTCCTCAAAGCAG GCGTATGAGCTTCTTAAGAAGGGTCACAAATTTGTTTGGGGGACCAAAGTATGATGGCAAATACTTGAGAACAATTATTAATTCAATATTAGGCAATCTTACAATGAAGCAAACGTTGACTAATACAGTCATACCAACTTTTGATATCAAACGCCTTCAACCTATTATCTTCACTACTGCTGAT GCAAAAGCAAATATCTCTAAGAATGCTCAATTATCAGACGTTTGCCTTAGTACCTCGGCAGCACCAACTTATTTCCCAGTGCACTATTTTGAGACTAAGGATGCTCAAGGGAAAACACGTACGTTTGATCTTGTCGATGGAGGTGTAGCTGCAAATAATCCA ACCTTAATGGCAATAACACACGTTTCAAAACAAATCATGATGGGCAACTTTCAGTACGAGGATATGGCAAAGATGGACTGCAAGAAAATGTTGGTTCTATCACTGGGCACGGGTACAGGCAAGCACGAAGAGAAGTACAATGCTACGGTGGCTTCCAGGTGGGGGATGCTAGGCTGGGTGTACAACAATGGTGCCACCCCTTTGATAGATATTTATGGTGATGCTAGTGCTGATATGGTAGATATACATGTTTCCACCATGTTTCAGACCTTTGGCAGTGAAAAGAATTACATCAGGATTCAG GACGACAATTTAACCGGGGAGGCTGCGTCTATGGATATTGCAACTACAGAAAACATGGAGAAACTTGTACAAATTGGTAATGATCTATTGAAGAAGCCAATTTCAAGGGTCAACTTAGAAACAGGCCGATACGAACAAGTAGTTGGGGAAGGCACCAACGAAGCTGCTATAGTCCGCTTTGCTCAGTTGCTTTCAGAGGAAAGGAAGCTCCGAATAGACAACTAA